From the genome of Plasmodium malariae genome assembly, chromosome: 9, one region includes:
- the PmUG01_09044000 gene encoding coatomer subunit delta, putative codes for MTVLSAAISTKSKILVSRQFQNISKCDLDSLTIPFYNLIERERSDHTYIETDKVRYVYQPLDSIYIFLITNINSNIIEDLEIIKVLSQIIQDICQGNINESTILKKCFTIIFYIDELIKNGVREIVNTNQIKTYIEMESHEEKLQTIIRENKEKEEKERRKFIASKLEKNRQKQNKGSTNSFISNDIISALEYNTSIIDNFIYKNEEPDIMDESFGTHKGMQLANKRDNHIRILDVVENNKIETKPTINVNSLFDKSINIIITENIICTLSSEGTLCDLDIQGIFNLQINNHKYSKVIVELENEYLDKAKIHPILDKNKYNSNVLELKDKGKNFRTNTIYPLLKWKINYLNDSYIPLNISCWPCEDSESTLLNLEIENKMKNIDEVIYDLNVNLMCPSSNKPQIISKDKGVIEHDGLLLSWKVGTLKNNQNCQIEISIQSKPESVFPFSVEAKSNMLSHKLNVLKVYDEDTKEDVEYEVKKNITYLFTINK; via the coding sequence ATGACTGTGTTAAGTGCAGCTATAAGCAcaaaaagcaaaattttGGTTTCTCGGCAGTTTCAGAATATTAGTAAGTGTGATTTGGACTCGTTGACTATTcccttttataatttaatcgAAAGAGAAAGAAGTGATCACACGTATATAGAAACTGATAAGGTACGATATGTGTACCAACCGTTGGatagcatatatatttttttaataacaaatataaactCGAATATTATAGAAgatttagaaataataaaagtgtTAAGTCAGATTATACAAGATATATGTCAAGGAAATATAAATGAGagtacaattttaaaaaaatgttttacgataattttttatattgatgaattaattaaaaatggaGTAAGAGAAATTGTAAATACGaatcaaataaaaacatatattgaAATGGAATCACatgaagaaaaattacaaaCGATAATAAGAgagaataaagaaaaagaagaaaaagaaagaaggaAATTTATTGCTTcgaaattagaaaaaaatagacaaaaacaaaataaaggtAGTACTAATAGTTTTATTTCAAATGATATTATTAGTGCACTAGAATATAATACTAGTATTATAgacaattttatatataaaaatgaagagcCAGATATTATGGATGAAAGTTTCGGTACGCATAAAGGTATGCAGTTAGCTAACAAGAGAGATAAtcatataagaatattagATGTAGtagagaataataaaatagaaactAAACCTACAATAAATGTTAATTCTCTTTTTGATAAatcaattaatataataataacagaaaatattatatgtacctTAAGTTCTGAAGGAACTTTATGTGATTTAGATATTCAAGGTATTTTCAATTTgcaaataaataatcataAATATTCTAAGGTAATAGTAGAATTAGAAAATGAGTATTTAGATAAAGCAAAAATACATCCTATATtagacaaaaataaatataattctaaCGTATTAGAGTTAAAggataaaggaaaaaattttagaacTAATACTATATACCCGTtattaaaatggaaaataaattatttaaacgATTCTTATATTCCTCTTAACATAAGTTGTTGGCCATGTGAAGACAGTGAAAGTACATTACTAAATTTAGAAAttgaaaacaaaatgaaaaatattgatgAAGTTATATATGACCTGAATGTCAATTTAATGTGTCCATCATCGAACAAACCGCAAATTATTAGTAAAGATAAAGGAGTTATTGAACATGATGGTCTTTTATTATCTTGGAAAGTTggtacattaaaaaataatcaaaacTGTCAAATAGAAATATCTATTCAGTCCAAACCAGAAAGTGTTTTCCCCTTTTCTGTGGAAGCCAAATCGAATATGTTATCCCATAAATTGAATGTTTTAAAAGTTTATGATGAAGATACAAAAGAAGATGTAGAATATGAAGTTAAGAAGAATATCACATATctttttactattaataaGTAG
- the PmUG01_09044400 gene encoding regulator of chromosome condensation, putative, with translation NMGQGNGKSRLIVHGTNEYLIDSKKEFCLLNIRNSVRIKNIYSGPNNIIIIYENDDFEIVGLNNCGQLGLGDKVNRNKLTINPIMSKQKIRKISCGHEHVIALLYNHNIFVWGNNQYGQLGIGNNTEEISTPLLIFFNEKVIDIACGKNHSIFLTEYEDINVNTYSNDAKVKKDGPDYRNSGITKEKKKLRTNCLHEFDININDDISSTLKWELIEKGVLGSGNENNPERVRMEVEMEDEEEEEEEEEEEEEEKAEDEEEGEAEVKVEVEDEEEEEEEEEDLDDNDEEEANDQKNKTTSNEEINSKMKISSNEKTSSKAKSSPTSNINFSIYACGSGARGKLGFKKEENVYFPKKIEIKKKLKVKSIYSSYNHNALLTKQGRLYTWGYNKSGDLGINNKKSSYKIKKLKFINDIIIKVSLGKLYSACLTKNNIFYVWGNNIDGIKNMNLSNFRIKEFSCNEDNIIILTEDNNLFLLDSSKRVQYMNKLILTKLLSGLKSNVNYIQYNFIGNGFNYIYAYISINKEIKTKNDFKKINHNEKCNLAQINNATIDKAKKETIIFLDKNELTHLTVMQEKKNCVETSKCAPLYNNNYNNNPNILNNIGTDVIIDEWDEQDEGITSLGVLCNKTQEGNENGDVGDDLCLTNEEKREGEKRMEQRKEKIENEEDEEVRKDKRYDVMENTFIGCELRGNAFIVSETGNSFTNNEFRNDGHGFEFDKIQLKHERHANLPSLKVDNGRNVLRSIDKFGKNINKLKKHSSYTNDSKKGMESNTTSDNSIYAEKKGDDKKKSNKYKFHNLGNTPIELITQNNKKDLNNVNNIEYIINNINYINLDMINVEDVSIDYEFLQKQINHSTNNNTNYIDYLNIDSELISKCDVLGIMGKNFHHSISENKYINLNIILLNELKKQKKINIVYGHLLGKLLNELNLLRNENKNTSSRKNL, from the exons AATATGGGACAAGGAAACGGAAAAAGTCGGCTTATTGTTCATGGAACAAAT GAATATTTAATAGACAGCAAAAAGGAGTTTTGTTTGCTAAACATAAGAAATTCTGTACGcattaagaatatatacaGCGGTCCgaataacataataataatttacgAAAATGACGATTTCGAAATAGTTGGGTTAAACAATTGCGGTCAATTAGGTTTAGGAGATAAGGTgaatagaaataaattaacaatCAATCCTATAATGTCTAAacaaaaaatacgaaaaatatCCTGTGGACATGAACATGTAATTGCCTTGTTGTATAACcacaatatttttgtatgGGGAAATAATCAATATGGTCAATTAGGCATAGGAAATAATACAGAAGAAATTAGTACCCCtttactcattttttttaatgaaaaagttATTGATATCGCTTGTGGAAAAAAtcattctatttttttaaccgAATATGAAGACATTAATGTTAACACTTACTCCAATGAtgcaaaagtaaaaaaggaTGGTCCAGATTATCGTAATTCAGGCattacaaaagaaaaaaaaaaactacgCACAAACTGCTTACACGAATTTGATATAAACATTAATGATGATATAAGCAGCACCCTTAAATGGGAACTCATTGAAAAGGGTGTTCTAGGTTCAGGGAATGAAAATAATCCAGAGAGGGTCCGGATGGAGGTGGAAATGGAAGACGAGGAGGAGGAAGAGGAGGAAGAAGAggaggaagaagaagagaAGGCGGAGGACGAAGAAGAGGGAGAAGCTGAAGTAAAAGTAGAAGTAGAAGACGAGGAGGAGGAAGAGGAGGAAGAAGAAGACTTAGATGACaatgatgaagaagaagCAAATGACCAAAAGAACAAAACAACATCAAATGAGGAAATAAATTCAAAGATGAAAATAAGTTCAAACGAGAAAACAAGTTCTAAGGCCAAATCAAGTCCAACGAGTAACATAAATTTTAGCATCTACGCCTGCGGGTCAGGCGCACGTGGAAAACTTGGctttaaaaaggaagaaaatgtttatttCCCCAAGAAGAttgagataaaaaaaaagttaaaagtaAAGAGTATATATTCTAGTTACAACCACAATGCGTTATTAACAAAGCAGGGAAGATTATACACATGGGGATATAACAAAAGTGGGGATTTAggcataaataataaaaaatcaagttataaaataaaaaaattaaaatttataaatgatataattataaaagtatctctaggaaaattatattcagcttgtttaacaaaaaataatattttttatgtttggGGAAATAATATCgatggaataaaaaatatgaacttATCTAATTTTCGAATTAAAGAATTTTCCTGTAATGaagataatattattatattgactgaggataataatttatttttacttgatTCTTCCAAAAGAGTTCAATATATGAATAAGTTAATACTGACAAAGTTATTATCTGGTCTTAAATCAAATGTTAACTACattcaatataattttataggAAATGGttttaactatatatatgcttatattagtattaataaagaaattaagacaaaaaatgattttaaaaaaattaaccaTAATGAGAAATGTAATTTAGCGCAAATAAATAATGCCACTATTGACAAGgcaaaaaaggaaacaataatatttttagataaaaatgaattaacaCATTTAACTGTAAtgcaggaaaaaaaaaattgtgttGAAACTAGCAAATGTGCACctctttataataataattataacaataatccaaacattttaaataatataggcACAGATGTAATTATCGATGAATGGGATGAACAAGATGAAGGGATCACCTCACTAGGGgtattatgtaataaaacgCAGGAGGGTAATGAAAATGGAGATGTAGGAGATGACTTATGCTTAACAAATGAGGAGAAAAGAGaaggagaaaaaagaatGGAACAacgaaaggaaaaaatagaaaatgaGGAAGATGAAGAAGTAAGGAAGGACAAACGATATGATGTAATggaaaatacatttattggCTGTGAATTGAGGGGGAATGCATTTATTGTAAGCGAGACGGGAAATTCATTTACTAACAATGAGTTCCGGAATGATGGACACGGTTTCGAATTTGataaaatacaattaaaaCATGAAAGACACGCCAACTTACCTTCTCTTAAAGTAGATAATGGCAGAAATGTTTTGAGATCAATTGATAAATTTggaaagaatataaataaattaaaaaaacacaGTTCATATACTAATGATTCTAAAAAAGGTATGGAAAGTAACACCACATCTGATAATTCCATATATGCcgaaaaaaaaggggatGATAAGAAGAAAagcaataaatataaatttcataaCCTTGGGAATACCCCAATAGAACTTATTactcaaaataataaaaaagatctgaacaatgtaaataatatagaatatattataaataatataaattatatcaacTTAGATATGATAAATGTAGAAGATGTCTCTATAGATTACGAATTTTTGCAAAAACAAATTAACCATtctacaaataataatactaattatatagattatttaaatattgatAGTGAACTAATATCCAAATGTGATGTTTTAGGTATTATgggaaaaaattttcatcattctatttcagaaaataaatacattaatttaaatattattctgtTAAATGAGctaaaaaagcaaaaaaaaataaacatagtTTATGGACATTTATTAGGTAAGCTCTTAAACGAATTAAATCTCTTAAggaatgaaaacaaaaataccTCCTCTAGGAAAAACTTGTAA
- the PPM8 gene encoding protein phosphatase PPM8, putative, whose protein sequence is MKKHIKMKEMRMKILSSISNLVQKKLWKKFFLIFLVVTVLAVLFDSNSVSCNESVSSGYNEHFDYLGSTSTGNEHVDDNDIRENYFSSFSYQLKYENLEEYQNDFFLHNNEKISMMQFASNTPIEDRCFVYKLDITDNNFKPYVNPKDITDTDDMEFVKNFEKNIIENYLVPPAHVIDDIFRNATNGGTYYYGINSGVYGLPYGTEDDLIFGSPYEKVRNTENYATNSKLFDSSYETSNNTSVNKSNSTTNSTTNSTANNTANNIVDMALFDPLYGTANNTTNNKTSNIADIAQLDPLYGTSNNTAYGSSYGTASGTASGKAGGKASGKTNGTLNGALDSRVVQAVAQAVVQASDYLKGMKEKTVDKEINKHYDQGKEEGKYSKGVDESMKESDQTKNSWVTQTNEGTVSGEAIAGTSGTLTSENKEGEEATTTWETKTSENNGEPTNTWETKISENTQVGEAVTDMLETKESENKQEGEKIEGMSETEASENVEWGDKIVDRSETQTSENIKGGEAATDTWGTSTNESTQGGEVATDTWDTSTNESTKGGEAATDTWDTSTNESTQGGEVATDAWSTSTNESTEGGEKIEGTLESQANENAGEGEVATDTWDTSTNESTEGGEKIEGTLESQANENAGEGEVATNIGDTSTNESTQGGETATDTWGTSTNESTEGGEKIEGTLETQENENAGEGEVATNIGEMQVNENVGEGEAATDTWETRGNEGTGGEGNVSMLQLDMNKDTKNGSSNASTSGTFQEEYMKKEKDHSSIHLEKESIFNDKNNFGNGGFIFAGVMDGHGGHIISDTAKRWLGFYIKKQLLQKLRKSNNNVLSPSDIVLSLEEAHVLLDKDILKSAEDFFFDSNVRFTRTGSCSLTVLIDKENYYVSNIGDSKGLLITKDKVVKLNNIHNASELSERIRLTLEHPNEDDVIMCKKHRKIGNTKVSQVINLTKDHLDFLHNDVGRCYVKGRLQCTRSFGDFYLKHKIFAFDFKKNRFVVNEPHSFSYITAFPEVIKIKRNPDDEYIVLMSDGVSDFLSDYELYDTIKQNEFSVEKASKEIIRRVLKKCAVHAGLSIKNIVNMPRDRRRKFFDDMSVVILKLK, encoded by the coding sequence atgaaaaagcaTATCAAAATGAAGGAGATGAGGATGAAAATCTTAAGTAGCATTTCAAATTTAGTTCAAAAAAAACTGTggaagaaattttttttaatatttttagttGTTACCGTATTAGCAGTATTATTTGATAGTAATTCTGTCTCATGTAATGAATCAGTATCATCAGGATATAATGAACATTTCGATTACCTTGGATCTACCAGCACAGGTAACGAACATGTTGATGATAATGATATCAGGGAGAactatttttcttcatttagtTATCAGttgaaatatgaaaatttggAGGAATAtcaaaatgatttttttttacataataatgaGAAAATTAGTATGATGCAATTTGCATCGAATACCCCAATAGAAGATAGAtgttttgtatataaattagaTATAACTGATAATAATTTCAAACCATATGTTAATCCTAAAGATATAACAGATACAGATGATATGGAGTTTGTTAagaattttgaaaaaaacataatagaaaattatttgGTCCCACCTGCACACGTAATTGatgatatatttagaaatgcAACTAACGGTggtacatattattatggaATAAACAGTGGAGTATATGGCTTACCTTATGGAACAGAAGATGATCTAATATTTGGCTCACCATACGAAAAAGTAAGGAACACAGAAAATTATGCTACAAATAGCAAACTATTTGACTCATCGTACGAAACATCAAATAACACATCAGTTAACAAATCAAATAGCACAACAAATAGCACAACAAATAGCACAGCAAACAACACAGCAAATAACATAGTAGATATGGCACTGTTTGACCCATTATACGGAACAGCAAATAATACAACAAATAACAAAACAAGTAACATAGCAGATATCGCACAACTGGACCCATTATACGGAACATCAAATAACACAGCTTATGGCTCATCATACGGAACTGCAAGTGGAACAGCAAGTGGAAAAGCAGGAGGAAAAGCAAGCGGGAAAACAAACGGAACATTAAATGGCGCATTAGATAGTAGAGTAGTTCAAGCAGTTGCTCAAGCAGTTGTACAAGCATCAGATTATTTAAAAGGAATGAAAGAGAAAACTGtagataaagaaataaataagcaTTATGACCAAGGGAAAGAAGAAGGCAAATATAGTAAAGGTGTAGATGAGTCTATGAAAGAATCAGATCAAACTAAGAACTCATGGGTAACGCAAACTAACGAAGGTACAGTATCAGGAGAAGCAATTGCAGGAACGTCAGGAACGCTCACTAGCGAAAATAAAGAAGGAGAAGAAGCTACAACCACATGGGAAACGAAAACCAGCGAAAATAATGGAGAACCTACAAACACATGGGAAACGAAGATTAGCGAAAATACACAAGTAGGAGAAGCAGTTACAGATATGTTAGAAACTAAGGAGAGTGAAAATAAACAAGAGGGAGAAAAAATAGAGGGCATGTCAGAAACTGAGGCTAGTGAAAATGTAGAATGGGGAGACAAAATAGTGGATAGATCAGAAACGCAAACtagtgaaaatataaaagggGGAGAAGCAGCTACAGATACATGGGGCACGTCAACTAACGAAAGTACACAAGGAGGAGAAGTAGCTACAGATACATGGGATACGTCGACTAACGAAAGTACGAAAGGAGGAGAAGCAGCTACAGATACATGGGATACGTCAACTAACGAAAGTACGCAAGGAGGAGAAGTAGCTACAGATGCATGGAGCACGTCAACTAACGAAAGTACAGAAGGGGGAGAAAAAATAGAGGGCACGTTAGAATCGCAGGCGAATGAAAATGCAGGAGAAGGAGAAGTAGCTACAGATACATGGGATACGTCAACTAACGAAAGTACAGAAGGGGGAGAAAAAATAGAGGGCACGTTAGAATCGCAGGCAAATGAAAATGCAGGAGAAGGAGAAGTAGCTACAAATATAGGGGATACGTCAACTAACGAAAGTACGCAAGGAGGAGAAACAGCTACAGATACATGGGGCACGTCGACTAACGAAAGTACAGAAGGGGGAGAAAAAATAGAGGGCACGTTAGAAACGCAGGAGAATGAAAATGCAGGAGAAGGAGAAGTAGCTACAAATATAGGGGAAATGCAGGTAAATGAAAATGTAGGAGAAGGAGAAGCAGCTACAGATACGTGGGAAACGCGGGGAAACGAAGGTACAGGAGGAGAAGGTAATGTAAGCATGTTACAATTGGATATGAACAAAGATACCAAAAACGGAAGTAGTAATGCAAGTACGTCGGGAACGTTTCAGGAGGAATATATGAAGAAAGAAAAGGATCATTCTAGCATCCATTTAGAAAAAGAATCAATATTTAATGACAAGAACAATTTTGGAAATGGTGGTTTCATATTTGCTGGAGTGATGGATGGTCATGGTGGACATATAATTTCAGATACTGCGAAAAGATGGTTAggtttttacataaaaaaacaattattacaaaaattaagaaaaagtaataataatgttttatCACCAAGTGATATTGTTTTAAGTTTAGAAGAAGCTCATGTTCTTTTAGATAAAGACATTTTAAAGAGTGCagaagattttttttttgatagtAATGTAAGATTTACAAGAACTGGTTCATGTTCTTTAACAGTATTAATAgacaaagaaaattattatgtaagtAATATAGGGGACTCAAAAGGTTTATTAATTACAAAGGATAAAGtggtaaaattaaataatattcataatgCTAGTGAATTAAGTGAAAGAATAAGATTAACATTAGAACATCCAAATGAAGATGATGTTATAATGTGTAAGAAGCATAGGAAGATTGGGAATACAAAAGTTAGTCAGGttataaatttaacaaaagATCATTTagattttttacataatgaTGTTGGTCGCTGTTATGTTAAAGGTCGATTACAATGTACAAGAAGTTTTGGcgatttttatttaaaacataaaatatttgcttttgattttaaaaagaatagatTTGTTGTTAATGAACCACattctttttcatatattactGCTTTTCCAgaagttataaaaattaagagaAATCCTGATGATGAATATATTGTTCTTATGTCAGATGGAGTTTCTGACTTTTTAAGTgattatgaattatatgaTACTATTAAGCAAAATGAATTTTCAGTTGAAAAAGCTTCCAAGGAAATTATTAGAAGAGTTCTGAAAAAATGTGCAGTACATGCGGGTTTAAGTATAAAAAACATCGTTAATATGCCCCGTGATCGTAGGAGAAAATTTTTCGATGATATGTCCGTTGTTATCCTTAAATTGAAGTGA
- the PmUG01_09044100 gene encoding conserved Plasmodium protein, unknown function, protein MCQKVHKGFLYKDCVLYVGEYVVSDDTADEIIVDNTKDELGKKKNDIGGEITKEQWEETKVYRLNKKKEENKKEKRGKNDNKEKNEKRDEEKDDIVVHKNEDNNECNIYSDNKRNNYRDDHKNEDEKGRRIILEGPGKYIKQNEIFVGNFEKNEYRKGIWVKYRNIHNLFFYMNIYDMMLKENRVHEKHQKKKIDMDNFKNLLYVPLKEVNIYIGEFDNNMFNGFSFYYFYPFLYIGYFVNNLMNGYGYMFYIASVKEEKDRMEKKKEKKENIFATYSLFDFLFVNGTKNEKGITRVVDTKWSEELVKKEGGLTVDIDVDVDTTVDNAVVNAVDVVGEGKNGKQKLQNGKNKNSAHKTLKPKEKDNIKDKLLFRTYEKIEKMIKEKNELRKKIREEMNGKSSSINLIDKIEKNIFKNFKLQIKKDNKIKRIKKFLNENEKVNIFDIFKYISYDNLFFKGYFYNNHFSSNTNEQEIYKTIFLELYKDSIIKKIEVIKRNVINGVSDDDLLISNQNALYILEKRKRSIEGDEYATKEDGKSVFADNAQGEGKIGTQSGGKLNAKENAKDVNEGTKEGIQNENFKQEYFKDIIDFNLLKNIFESTSHSNINYSVEVVTDKEFLKYKIKCNELIKKMDEGRENCLDKVNLNLNGYYQLVVLNFKCKDETSFNLNINKCNIQNIHKIKMFFISSDKSSIIKYNAFHLHYIFVYIRSAEKKGKNKLKKIKK, encoded by the coding sequence ATGTGTCAAAAGGTACATAAGggatttttatataaagacTGTGTTTTGTATGTCGGTGAATACGTTGTGTCTGATGATACGGCAGATGAAATAATTGTAGATAACACTAAAGATGAATTaggtaaaaagaaaaacgacATAGGGGGTGAAATTACAAAAGAGCAATGGGAGGAAACAAAAGTATATAGACtgaataaaaagaaagaagaaaacaaaaaggaGAAGAGGGggaaaaatgataataaggaaaaaaacgaaaaaagagACGAAGAAAAGGACGATATAGTTGTCCacaaaaatgaagataataATGAATGCAATATTTATAGTGATAATAAGCGCAATAATTACAGGGATGACCACAAAAATGAAGatgaaaaaggaagaagGATAATTTTGGAGGGACCCGGAAAATATATCAAACAGAACGAAATTTTCGTTggtaattttgaaaaaaatgaatacagGAAAGGGATATGGGTTAAGTAcagaaatatacataatttatttttctacatgaatatatacgATATGATGCTAAAAGAAAACCGAGTGCATGAAAaacatcaaaaaaaaaaaatagacatggacaattttaaaaatttgttatatgtACCTTTAAAAGAGGTTAACATATACATAGGGGAGTTTGATAACAATATGTTTAACGGATTTtcattctattatttttacccTTTCTTATATATTGGTTATTTTGTCAATAATTTAATGAACGGTTATGgctatatgttttatattgcTTCTGTAAAGGAAGAAAAGGAcagaatggaaaaaaaaaaggaaaaaaaagaaaacatttttGCTACTTATAGCTTGTTCGATTTCTTATTCGTAAATGGGacgaaaaatgaaaaaggaataacAAGAGTGGTAGACACAAAATGGTCCGAGGAGCTCGTAAAAAAGGAAGGCGGATTAACGGTGGATATAGATGTTGACGTTGATACGACTGTCGATAATGCTGTTGTTAATGCTGTTGATGTGGTAGGGGAAGGAAAAAATGGGAAgcaaaaattacaaaacggtaaaaataaaaatagcgCTCATAAAACATTGAAGCCGAAAGAGAAGGATAATATCAAGGATAAACTATTATTCAGGACCTATgagaaaatagaaaaaatgattaaagagaaaaatgagttaagaaaaaagattCGAGAAGAGATGAACGGAAAAAGCAGCTCTATCAATTTAATAGACAAAatcgaaaaaaatatttttaaaaattttaaattgcaaattaaaaaagataacaaaataaaaaggataaaaaaatttttaaatgaaaatgaaaaggtaaatatattcgacattttcaaatatatatcttatgataatttattttttaaagggtatttttataacaacCATTTTTCATCAAACACCAACGAACAGGAGATATACAAAACGATTTTTCTTGAATTGTATAAAGATagtatcattaaaaaaatagaagtaattaaaagaaatgtaATAAATGGAGTATCTGATGACGATTTGCTTATAAGTAATCAGAATGCCTTATACATTTtagaaaaacgaaaaaggaGTATTGAGGGAGATGAGTATGCCACTAAAGAGGATGGGAAAAGTGTGTTCGCTGATAACGCGCAAGGTGAGGGCAAAATTGGGACGCAAAGTGGGGGAAAACTCAATGCAAAGGAAAATGCAAAAGATGTAAATGAAGGCACGAAGGAGGgaatacaaaatgaaaattttaaacaagAATATTTTAAGGATATCATAGACTTTAACTtgcttaaaaatattttcgaATCAACATCACACAGCAATATCAACTATTCTGTTGAGGTAGTTACGGACAAAGAATTtctaaaatacaaaataaaatgtaacgagttaataaaaaaaatggatgaaGGAAGGGAAAATTGTCTGGATAaagttaatttaaatttaaacgGATACTACCAATTAGTCGTTTTAAATTTCAAGTGCAAAGACGAAAcatcatttaatttaaatataaacaaatgtaatattcaaaatatacacaaaataaaaatgttttttatctCTTCCGATAAGTCatcaataattaaatataatgcaTTTCATctgcattatatatttgtgtacatTAGAAGCgcagaaaaaaaaggcaaaaataaactgaaaaaaattaaaaaatag
- the PmUG01_09044200 gene encoding conserved Plasmodium protein, unknown function, with protein sequence MQRTNFNVFSEEFYDRQNVLSALNNLLICSLIVGSCFVKLPQLKKIISNKNAAGLSIISFYLEIIVSTSLIAFSIKKKINYKLYLDIILINVQNLLIVYFMWKYNNKYSKYKKAFKISFYVLFNLYLLFALPDVLVPLLGITSAPLRCLSKIPQIYLNHKNKNTRNLSFTSCVLVFCGNLAKIFTILFNIDNIIYIVCNHKTKLDK encoded by the exons ATGCAAAGAACAAATTTTAACGTTTTTTCAGAAGAATTCTACGATAGACAAAATGTATTATCT GCGTTAAATAACTTATTAATATGCTCTCTCATTGTTGGTTCGTGTTTCGTCAAACTTcctcaattaaaaaaaattatttcaaacAAAAACGCAGCTGGTCTTTCAATTATATCATTCTATTTAGAg ATAATAGTATCCACTTCTTTAATAGCCTtttccataaaaaaaaaaataaactataaATTGTACCTTGACATTATTTTgataa ACGTGCAGAATCTTTTAATAGTCTACTTTATGTGGAAGTAcaacaataaatattcaaaatataagaaagcattcaaaatttcattttatgtgctttttaatttgtaCTTGCTTTTCGCCTTGCCTGACGTATTGGTCCCTCTTCTTGGAATTACCTCTGCTCCATTAA gGTGCCTTTCAAAAATACCCCAAATTTACCTAAatcacaaaaataaaaatacaaggAACTTATCATTTACATCTTGTGTTTTAGTCTTTTGTGGAAATCTTGCGAAAATATTTACTATCCTTTTTAACatagataatataatttatatagtaTGCAACCATAAGACGAAATTAGACAAATAA